The following coding sequences are from one Achromobacter sp. B7 window:
- a CDS encoding ABC transporter ATP-binding protein, which produces MNSATQNRLFTDDSVTVEPVITVRGLRTAFGDHVVHDKLDLTVFPGEILVLVGGSGTGKTVLLRQIIGLDQPAAGSVKVLGHSLFDLSPGERRRLSYRWGMLFQAGALFSALSVFDNVALPLRELRTVPEDLVCDVVMCRLAMVGLSAKDADKRPSDLSGGMVKRVALARALSLDPELLFLDEPTAGLDPLRSDEFVDLVRSLHRQLRFTVVMVTHDLDTLLALATRVAVLADKRVIVCDTVQEVLKVDHPFIHTFFLGERGLRALGDLAPKGLHHGKP; this is translated from the coding sequence ATGAACAGCGCCACGCAAAATCGCCTGTTCACCGACGACAGCGTCACCGTCGAGCCCGTTATCACGGTGCGCGGGCTGCGCACGGCGTTTGGCGACCATGTGGTGCACGACAAGCTGGACCTGACCGTCTTCCCCGGCGAAATCCTGGTGCTGGTGGGCGGATCGGGCACCGGCAAGACGGTGCTGCTGCGGCAAATCATCGGCCTGGACCAACCTGCCGCCGGCTCCGTCAAAGTGCTGGGGCATTCGCTGTTCGACCTGTCGCCCGGCGAGCGCCGGCGCCTGTCCTACCGCTGGGGCATGCTGTTTCAGGCGGGGGCGTTGTTCTCGGCGCTGTCCGTGTTCGACAACGTGGCGCTGCCATTGCGCGAACTGCGAACGGTGCCCGAAGACCTGGTGTGCGATGTCGTCATGTGCCGGCTGGCCATGGTCGGGCTATCCGCCAAGGACGCCGACAAGCGGCCGTCGGACCTGTCCGGCGGCATGGTCAAGCGCGTGGCGCTGGCGCGTGCGTTGTCGCTGGACCCCGAATTGCTGTTCCTGGACGAACCTACCGCCGGGCTGGACCCGCTGCGTTCGGACGAATTCGTGGATCTGGTGCGCAGCCTGCACCGCCAGCTGCGGTTTACCGTCGTCATGGTGACGCACGATCTGGACACGCTGCTGGCGCTGGCTACGCGTGTCGCCGTGCTGGCCGACAAACGGGTGATCGTGTGCGACACGGTGCAGGAAGTCCTGAAGGTCGATCACCCGTTCATTCATACATTCTTTCTGGGCGAACGCGGCTTGCGCGCGCTTGGGGACCTGGCGCCGAAGGGGTTGCATCATGGAAAACCGTAG
- a CDS encoding ABC transporter permease, which produces MPHSASSASAAAPFRLDGKVCHVAGDWSVLALAQAGEVERRRTAMARAAQEGVRWDLHGISRLDTIGALLIWQAWGEKLPERVRWSAGQQDVFNALAMNKGEAQTAPPKPETFAWIRGLGGAILQAAENGRALLIMLGQLMLDLGAMLRRPRLGPWREISAQVYRTGAQALGITALVGFLIGVVLSYLSAQQLQMIGADRFIVRLLGVSIVRELGPVLAAILVAGRSGSAITAQIGVMRVTQELDAMRVMGISHGQRLILPRVLALAVTMPLLVLWTDAMALLGGMLAAQMQLGISPQWFLTSLPDAISLTNYWIGILKGVTFGILIALIACHFGLRIQPNTESLGRGTTTSVVTSITGVILLDAFYAIIFSSVGI; this is translated from the coding sequence ATGCCGCATTCCGCTTCATCCGCGTCCGCCGCCGCGCCTTTCCGTCTGGACGGAAAAGTCTGCCATGTGGCGGGCGACTGGAGCGTCCTGGCCCTGGCACAGGCCGGCGAAGTCGAACGCCGGCGCACCGCCATGGCCCGCGCGGCCCAGGAAGGCGTGCGCTGGGATCTGCACGGCATCAGCCGCCTGGACACCATCGGCGCCTTGCTGATCTGGCAGGCCTGGGGCGAAAAACTGCCCGAACGGGTGCGCTGGTCGGCCGGCCAGCAGGATGTTTTCAACGCGCTGGCCATGAACAAGGGCGAGGCCCAGACGGCCCCGCCCAAGCCCGAAACCTTTGCCTGGATCCGCGGCCTAGGCGGCGCCATCTTGCAAGCCGCCGAAAACGGCCGGGCGCTGCTGATCATGCTGGGCCAATTGATGCTGGACCTGGGCGCCATGCTGCGCCGGCCGCGCCTGGGGCCCTGGCGCGAGATCTCGGCGCAGGTGTATCGCACGGGCGCGCAGGCGCTGGGCATCACGGCGCTGGTGGGGTTTCTGATCGGCGTGGTGCTGTCGTATCTGTCGGCGCAGCAGCTACAGATGATCGGCGCCGACCGCTTCATCGTGCGGCTGCTAGGCGTGTCCATCGTGCGCGAGCTTGGGCCGGTGCTGGCGGCCATTCTGGTGGCGGGCCGGTCTGGTTCTGCAATCACCGCGCAGATTGGCGTGATGCGCGTCACGCAGGAGCTGGACGCCATGCGCGTCATGGGTATCTCGCACGGGCAGCGCCTGATCCTGCCGCGTGTGTTGGCGCTGGCCGTGACCATGCCGCTGCTGGTCTTGTGGACGGACGCCATGGCCTTGCTGGGCGGCATGTTGGCCGCGCAGATGCAGCTGGGTATCTCGCCGCAGTGGTTCCTGACCTCGCTGCCGGACGCCATCTCGCTGACCAATTACTGGATCGGCATCCTCAAGGGCGTGACCTTCGGCATCTTGATCGCGCTGATCGCCTGCCACTTTGGCTTGCGCATCCAGCCCAATACCGAAAGCCTGGGCCGGGGCACAACCACATCCGTGGTGACATCAATTACCGGCGTGATTCTGCTGGACGCCTTCTACGCCATCATCTTCAGTTCGGTGGGCATCTGA
- a CDS encoding biotin--[acetyl-CoA-carboxylase] ligase, with translation MSEHVRPIDLPAPEALARELGQRLPVFQDITWTGNTGSTNADLLARARSGLGAAKPWLLGTHLQNAGRGRAGRPWQNRAGSTLMFSCAYDVHLPAAQLPALSPLAGVVACEALRAVAGPRANGLCMKWPNDVQWHDAKLAGVLVETTRNPGGREAGYTVVIGMGVNLRDAAELSRALDRDVADWTQVQAESGLLPDAADLICASATAWHDAVQTLEREGFAAFQHRFDRVDALAGRPVNVLEKGDILLSGTACGVDEHGRLLVQTPQGATPISIGEISIRRQA, from the coding sequence ATGTCCGAACACGTCCGCCCTATCGACCTGCCCGCGCCGGAAGCCCTGGCCCGCGAGCTAGGCCAGCGCCTGCCTGTATTCCAAGACATCACCTGGACCGGCAACACCGGGTCGACCAATGCCGACCTGCTGGCGCGAGCCCGCTCGGGGCTTGGCGCGGCCAAACCCTGGCTGTTGGGCACCCATCTGCAAAACGCCGGCCGCGGCCGCGCCGGCCGCCCTTGGCAAAACCGCGCGGGCTCCACGCTGATGTTTTCGTGCGCGTACGACGTGCACCTGCCCGCCGCGCAATTGCCCGCGCTATCACCCTTGGCCGGCGTCGTCGCCTGCGAGGCGCTGCGCGCCGTTGCCGGGCCGCGTGCGAACGGCCTGTGCATGAAGTGGCCGAACGATGTGCAGTGGCACGACGCCAAGCTGGCCGGGGTGCTGGTGGAAACCACCCGCAATCCAGGTGGCCGCGAGGCCGGCTACACCGTTGTCATCGGCATGGGTGTCAATTTGCGCGACGCGGCCGAGCTGTCCCGCGCGCTGGATCGCGATGTGGCTGATTGGACTCAGGTGCAAGCCGAATCCGGCCTCCTGCCCGACGCGGCTGACCTGATCTGCGCCAGCGCCACCGCCTGGCACGACGCGGTTCAAACCTTGGAACGCGAGGGTTTTGCCGCGTTTCAGCATCGTTTTGACCGAGTCGACGCGCTGGCGGGCCGGCCGGTGAACGTGCTGGAAAAAGGCGATATCCTACTTAGCGGCACCGCCTGTGGCGTGGACGAACATGGCCGCCTGCTGGTGCAAACGCCCCAGGGCGCCACACCGATTTCAATTGGTGAAATCTCGATTCGACGCCAAGCATGA
- a CDS encoding type III pantothenate kinase, translating to MIILIDSGNSRLKVGWLDASNRDMPREPAAVAFDGLDLDALDGWLAALPRRPLRALGVNVAGEARGTAIAAILQKHGCAVTWSPSQGTTLGLVNSYRVPTQLGADRWASLLGVLSRLPGAHPPFVLASFGTATTIDTVGPDNVFAGGLILPGPAMMRNALAHGTANLPIANGQVVAYPIDTHEAIASGIAAAQAGAVVRQWLAGRQRYGETPQIYAAGGGWPEVHQEIERLLADAGGAFGAAPVPVYLDHPVLDGLAAVARATLDLNA from the coding sequence ATGATTATTCTTATTGATTCCGGCAACAGCCGTTTGAAGGTGGGTTGGCTGGACGCCAGCAACCGCGATATGCCGCGCGAGCCGGCGGCGGTCGCCTTCGACGGCCTGGACCTGGATGCGCTGGATGGCTGGCTGGCCGCGCTGCCGCGCCGCCCGCTGCGCGCGCTGGGCGTGAACGTGGCGGGCGAAGCCCGCGGCACGGCCATTGCCGCGATCCTGCAAAAACACGGTTGCGCGGTGACGTGGTCGCCTTCGCAGGGCACGACGCTGGGGCTGGTCAACAGCTACCGCGTGCCGACGCAATTGGGCGCCGACCGCTGGGCGTCGCTGCTGGGCGTGCTGTCGCGCCTGCCCGGCGCCCATCCCCCCTTCGTGCTGGCCAGCTTCGGCACGGCCACCACCATTGATACCGTCGGCCCCGACAACGTCTTCGCCGGCGGCCTGATCCTGCCGGGCCCTGCCATGATGCGCAACGCGCTGGCCCATGGCACCGCCAACCTGCCCATCGCCAACGGCCAGGTCGTGGCCTACCCCATCGACACGCACGAAGCCATTGCCTCCGGCATTGCGGCCGCGCAGGCGGGCGCGGTGGTGCGCCAATGGCTGGCGGGCCGCCAGCGCTACGGCGAGACCCCGCAGATCTACGCGGCGGGCGGCGGCTGGCCCGAAGTGCATCAGGAAATAGAACGCCTGCTGGCCGATGCCGGCGGCGCGTTCGGCGCCGCGCCGGTGCCGGTGTACCTGGACCACCCCGTCCTGGATGGCCTGGCCGCGGTCGCCCGCGCCACCCTGGACCTCAACGCCTGA
- a CDS encoding DUF3488 domain-containing protein, translating into MTSTVPISQRPATHFIGVFLCYFLILAAYASYMSHPAGQIDAFATTAQDLLKFLPSDPGSFMTGAMNIADKGWISPENNWITSFWPPGFLLVEAGLIKLISLDTPYFVYTLQLLACAAWAGVLGKFNKVLRTFVAVPFAWLLPLLLFVPSVARSFLLEPGRVIYGETFSIAFFFLGVLCALQASAVAQPRKLAIAAGVSIGLAAYFRSQFELFVLGLTFWLLVAWLWSLVRAKHRPAKSRWMGIALTVVISAHVVMAPWRIYHQVTMGSPKWVYTETLSFSTSVMSREHLLSQGGEFIIEGGGGLTCRIDPTTCGRLEEAPQLFVRTLLSHPLEWHAIKFGIIGNYFYASQQDMGRATTQATGWDTVTNIFFLIAIIVALLAGVALARRRSMYAPVLNWANATIVSAYYLIFMVHQYEVRYFYFGKLYATLIALIGLTLLFTQQKHKTN; encoded by the coding sequence ATGACATCTACAGTGCCGATTAGCCAAAGGCCCGCGACGCACTTCATCGGCGTATTTTTATGCTATTTCCTGATCCTCGCGGCCTACGCGAGCTACATGAGTCACCCTGCCGGACAGATCGACGCATTCGCCACTACGGCCCAAGACCTGCTCAAGTTCCTCCCGTCAGACCCCGGCAGTTTCATGACAGGCGCAATGAATATCGCCGACAAGGGGTGGATCTCGCCGGAGAACAATTGGATCACCAGTTTCTGGCCTCCCGGCTTCCTGCTGGTTGAAGCGGGGCTGATCAAGCTGATCAGCCTGGACACCCCCTATTTCGTGTACACCCTCCAGTTGCTGGCTTGCGCCGCATGGGCGGGGGTACTGGGCAAATTCAACAAGGTGCTGCGCACTTTCGTCGCGGTGCCGTTCGCATGGCTGCTTCCGCTCCTGCTGTTTGTGCCGTCCGTAGCGCGGTCATTCCTTCTGGAGCCCGGCCGTGTCATATATGGCGAAACGTTTTCCATCGCATTTTTCTTCCTGGGCGTGCTGTGCGCACTGCAGGCATCCGCCGTGGCCCAACCGCGCAAGCTCGCCATTGCTGCGGGCGTCAGTATCGGGCTGGCGGCTTACTTCCGATCACAATTCGAATTGTTTGTGCTCGGCCTGACCTTTTGGCTGCTAGTGGCATGGCTGTGGAGCCTCGTACGCGCCAAGCACCGACCGGCGAAGAGCCGATGGATGGGTATCGCCCTGACGGTGGTCATTTCTGCCCACGTCGTCATGGCGCCCTGGCGGATTTATCATCAAGTCACCATGGGCAGCCCCAAATGGGTCTACACCGAAACACTGTCGTTTTCGACGTCGGTCATGAGCCGCGAGCACCTGCTCAGCCAGGGCGGCGAATTCATCATCGAGGGCGGTGGTGGCCTGACCTGCCGAATCGACCCCACGACGTGCGGGCGACTAGAGGAAGCGCCCCAACTTTTCGTGCGCACCTTGCTGAGCCACCCGCTGGAATGGCATGCGATCAAATTCGGCATCATCGGCAACTATTTCTACGCCAGCCAGCAAGACATGGGGCGGGCCACAACGCAAGCCACGGGATGGGACACGGTCACGAACATCTTCTTCCTGATCGCCATCATCGTCGCACTCCTGGCGGGCGTGGCGCTGGCGCGCCGGCGGTCGATGTATGCCCCGGTGCTCAATTGGGCCAACGCCACCATCGTGTCTGCGTACTATTTAATCTTTATGGTGCACCAGTATGAGGTCCGCTACTTCTACTTCGGCAAACTGTACGCCACGCTGATCGCTTTGATCGGGCTGACCCTACTTTTCACGCAGCAAAAACACAAGACCAACTAA
- a CDS encoding glycosyltransferase family 2 protein, which yields MTSATGHHPADPPETGGGSLEVSIVIPVYRSESILPKLVAKVAEVMGALQMTDRFELVLVNDCSPDNSWKVITEQAALHPFIKGISLRKNFGQHNAVMAGLHHTNGRYVILMDDDLQHPPSAIGKLLDALRSGYDVCYTNYVGRQHALWKKVGSKFNDLVATYALRKPKGLYLSSFKALRQEVVQEVIRYDGPYAYVDGLILDVTNSITSVDIEHQARLEGEGNYNLRRSLSLWMKMLTSFSILPLRFATCVGFCMSAFSLIMILVITVQSFLHPDYPRGWTSLIATVLLVGGIQTLCLGMIGEYLGRAYLKINRKPQFVVASTTFKKNKPAAAEPAAQAAHHV from the coding sequence ATGACAAGCGCCACTGGACATCACCCCGCAGACCCGCCCGAAACTGGCGGAGGCAGCCTGGAAGTCTCCATCGTCATCCCGGTTTATCGCAGCGAATCAATCCTGCCCAAGCTGGTCGCAAAAGTGGCCGAGGTAATGGGCGCGCTACAGATGACGGATCGGTTCGAACTTGTACTGGTCAATGACTGCAGCCCCGACAACAGCTGGAAGGTCATTACCGAGCAAGCAGCGCTACATCCGTTTATCAAGGGTATTTCGCTACGCAAGAATTTTGGCCAGCACAACGCGGTTATGGCCGGCCTGCATCACACGAACGGCCGATACGTAATCCTGATGGACGACGACCTGCAACACCCGCCTAGCGCAATCGGCAAGCTGCTCGACGCGCTGCGTTCGGGCTACGACGTCTGCTACACCAACTATGTCGGCCGGCAGCATGCCTTGTGGAAAAAGGTGGGCAGCAAGTTCAATGATCTTGTCGCCACCTATGCACTGCGCAAGCCCAAAGGCCTGTACCTGTCGTCCTTCAAGGCGCTGCGCCAGGAAGTGGTGCAGGAAGTGATCCGCTACGACGGCCCCTACGCGTACGTAGACGGTCTGATCCTGGACGTCACAAATTCCATCACGTCAGTGGATATCGAGCACCAGGCGCGGCTGGAAGGCGAAGGCAACTACAACCTGCGACGGTCGTTGTCGCTGTGGATGAAAATGCTGACCAGCTTTTCAATTCTGCCCCTGCGCTTTGCCACCTGCGTCGGTTTTTGCATGTCCGCATTCAGTTTGATCATGATCCTAGTGATCACCGTGCAAAGCTTCTTACACCCGGATTACCCGCGCGGCTGGACTTCACTAATCGCCACCGTCCTACTTGTAGGCGGCATTCAGACGCTATGTTTGGGCATGATCGGCGAGTATCTCGGGCGTGCCTACCTGAAGATCAACCGCAAGCCGCAGTTCGTGGTGGCTAGCACGACGTTCAAGAAAAACAAGCCGGCTGCAGCCGAGCCGGCCGCTCAAGCCGCCCATCATGTCTAG
- a CDS encoding GtrA family protein — protein sequence MRYAISGGLNTAIGFGIIFVLMALGVPAVLANILGYTVGFIQSFFFSKKFVFRSKGKIASEGLRYLYIFLISFLVNLAVLKIFLTYEVKPVLAQLAAAGVYSGFMYVLSARLVFRPKRQNDI from the coding sequence ATGCGCTACGCCATCAGCGGGGGCCTGAACACAGCGATTGGCTTTGGCATTATCTTCGTGTTGATGGCGCTGGGCGTCCCTGCCGTGCTTGCCAACATCCTTGGCTACACAGTCGGCTTCATTCAGAGCTTTTTCTTTTCCAAGAAATTCGTTTTTCGAAGTAAAGGAAAGATTGCCAGCGAAGGGCTGCGTTATCTTTATATTTTCCTGATCTCCTTTTTGGTGAACTTGGCGGTCCTGAAAATTTTTTTGACTTATGAGGTCAAGCCTGTGCTTGCCCAACTGGCCGCTGCTGGCGTGTACAGCGGCTTCATGTATGTGCTGTCGGCCCGGCTTGTGTTCCGCCCCAAGCGGCAGAACGACATCTAG
- a CDS encoding 3-deoxy-D-manno-octulosonic acid transferase: MNRGVYTLALRALAPLLWLWMARRAKRAGGQWEVFSRERFGHPADGQPLFAWAAASQAAAPVSTTADSPWTRPVWVHAVSLGETRAAQPLLQALLDRGLPVLLTHMTATGRAEGQRLFADAIGRGQLRQAWLPYDFPGATRRFMRGYQPRCGLLIEREIWPNLLAAARRAHVPMALVSARYSASSLRQAKRMGGVMHEALAGLDMVLAQTVEDAARLVQAGAPVPAVTGNLKFDLVLPASQVQAGREWRKRLGRPVVSIASTREGEDAPFIDAIKRYSGQPDAPLFMVIPRHPQRFDEAARLLSDAQLPFIRRSAGVEPTPETAVVLGDSLGEMAFYYAASDVAIVAGSFAPLGGQNLIEACAAGVPVIVGPHTFNFQQAAEDAIAAGAVLRAPDASAAVDMALALLADPDRRQAVGRAARDWSGQHAGASARTMQVLARLLR; this comes from the coding sequence ATGAATCGCGGCGTCTACACGCTGGCACTGCGGGCGTTGGCGCCGCTGCTGTGGCTGTGGATGGCGCGTCGTGCCAAACGGGCAGGCGGTCAGTGGGAGGTGTTTTCGCGTGAGCGGTTTGGCCATCCAGCGGATGGGCAACCGCTTTTCGCTTGGGCTGCCGCGTCGCAGGCTGCTGCCCCTGTCTCCACCACCGCCGATTCCCCCTGGACCCGCCCCGTCTGGGTACACGCCGTCAGCCTGGGCGAGACACGCGCGGCGCAGCCGTTGCTGCAAGCGTTGCTAGACCGCGGCTTGCCCGTGCTGCTGACTCACATGACGGCCACGGGCCGCGCTGAAGGCCAGCGTTTGTTCGCCGACGCCATTGGCCGGGGCCAACTGCGCCAAGCTTGGCTGCCGTACGACTTTCCCGGCGCCACCCGCCGCTTCATGCGCGGCTACCAGCCGCGCTGCGGACTGCTGATCGAACGCGAAATCTGGCCAAATCTACTGGCCGCCGCCCGACGCGCGCACGTGCCAATGGCGCTGGTCAGCGCGCGATATTCCGCGTCGTCGCTACGCCAGGCAAAACGCATGGGCGGCGTGATGCACGAAGCCTTGGCCGGCCTCGATATGGTCCTGGCGCAAACGGTGGAAGACGCGGCGCGGCTGGTGCAGGCGGGCGCGCCCGTGCCCGCTGTGACCGGTAATCTGAAATTCGACCTGGTGCTGCCGGCGTCGCAGGTTCAGGCAGGCCGAGAATGGCGCAAGCGTCTGGGTCGGCCGGTTGTGTCGATTGCCAGCACCCGCGAAGGCGAGGACGCCCCTTTTATCGACGCGATCAAGCGCTACAGCGGGCAGCCGGACGCTCCGCTATTCATGGTGATCCCGCGACACCCGCAACGCTTTGACGAGGCGGCCAGGCTGTTGAGCGATGCGCAGCTACCGTTCATCCGGCGAAGCGCGGGCGTCGAGCCGACCCCGGAAACCGCCGTGGTGCTGGGCGACAGCCTGGGCGAAATGGCCTTCTATTACGCTGCGTCGGATGTCGCCATCGTCGCGGGCAGTTTTGCGCCGCTGGGCGGGCAGAACCTGATCGAAGCCTGCGCAGCGGGCGTGCCGGTGATCGTGGGGCCGCACACCTTCAACTTCCAGCAGGCGGCCGAAGATGCGATTGCGGCAGGGGCCGTCTTGCGTGCGCCGGATGCGTCGGCCGCAGTCGATATGGCGTTGGCGTTGCTCGCTGACCCTGATCGGCGTCAGGCCGTCGGTCGGGCCGCTCGTGATTGGTCTGGCCAGCACGCCGGAGCGAGCGCCCGCACAATGCAGGTGCTCGCTCGCTTGTTGCGCTGA
- the waaC gene encoding lipopolysaccharide heptosyltransferase I, with the protein MPTRILIVRTSSLGDLVHMLPAITDIARHVPDAQIDWIVEEAFAEIPSWHPAVNEVIKVAHRRWRKSWWSSQVRFERRALKERLRSTQYDIVLDMQALLKSAWLVRQARGVRHGLDWRSAREPLASLFYNVRHRVEFWQPAVIRQRKLAALTFGYQHAGLPDFGLQNFVRQASQPVEPVVEVGSDGLNAAELPRLHHLDNDRGYAVIMPSASRDDKLWPEEDWRAVFRRLREAGCTLKLLAGNDAEAERASLLVAGMEGAEVMPRMDLTDVARLLAGSRLMVGLDSGLTHLSAALGRPTIGIYRASTPVRTPLVGSNYTASLGDRGASPSREAVMASVEQALAAH; encoded by the coding sequence ATGCCCACACGAATCCTCATCGTTCGCACCTCCTCCTTGGGCGACCTCGTCCACATGCTTCCGGCAATCACCGATATTGCCCGGCATGTGCCTGACGCACAGATCGATTGGATCGTCGAGGAAGCGTTTGCCGAGATCCCGTCGTGGCATCCGGCCGTCAATGAAGTCATCAAGGTCGCCCATCGGCGCTGGCGCAAGTCGTGGTGGTCGTCGCAGGTGCGCTTCGAGCGCCGGGCGCTTAAAGAACGGCTGCGCTCCACGCAATACGACATCGTGCTGGATATGCAGGCGCTGCTGAAATCTGCTTGGCTGGTGCGTCAGGCGCGCGGCGTGCGGCATGGGCTGGATTGGCGGTCGGCGCGTGAGCCCTTGGCGTCGCTGTTCTACAACGTGCGCCACCGCGTGGAATTCTGGCAGCCTGCCGTGATCCGCCAGCGCAAGTTGGCCGCGCTGACCTTTGGCTACCAGCATGCCGGGCTGCCGGACTTTGGATTGCAGAATTTCGTGCGGCAGGCCAGTCAGCCCGTGGAACCCGTGGTTGAAGTCGGCAGCGACGGCTTGAACGCCGCTGAACTGCCGCGTCTGCATCATTTGGACAACGACCGGGGTTACGCGGTGATCATGCCGTCGGCCAGCCGCGACGACAAACTCTGGCCCGAAGAGGATTGGCGCGCGGTATTCCGCCGCCTGCGCGAAGCCGGCTGCACCCTGAAACTGCTGGCGGGCAATGACGCCGAGGCCGAGCGCGCGAGCCTGCTCGTGGCCGGCATGGAAGGCGCCGAAGTCATGCCGCGCATGGACCTGACCGACGTGGCGCGCTTGCTGGCCGGGTCGCGCCTGATGGTGGGCCTGGACAGCGGGCTGACGCATCTGTCGGCGGCGCTGGGCCGCCCCACCATCGGCATCTACCGCGCTTCCACCCCCGTTCGCACGCCGCTGGTCGGGTCGAACTACACGGCCAGCCTGGGCGACCGCGGCGCGTCTCCATCGCGCGAAGCGGTGATGGCCTCGGTTGAGCAGGCGCTGGCCGCGCACTGA
- a CDS encoding glycosyltransferase — translation MLYVLVAFLVSLFSTLLIVRYRSWHDGLTADHDLEGVQKYHSKPVPRIGGLSLLIASGVTCALVAVREPDVLPNMVLLLAASMPAFLGGFAEDLTKQVRVLVRLGLAMLSGGIAYYLLGAAVTRVDIIGIDWLLQFWVISFIFTSVAISGAANAINIIDGYNGLAAVVSAMILAGFAYVSFYLGDRFLLIVALSTLGGIIGFLVWNYPHGHIFLGDGGAYFLGFMIGELSVLMLARHPEVSAWFPLLLCIYPVFETLFSIYRKKWLRGRSPGAPDGVHLHMLIYKRLVRWAIGSREMRHQTQRNSMTSPYLWLLSSLAVIPAVLFWQQPYLLMFFTAVFSTTYVVLYRRLVLFRMPKWMIVKKKKRH, via the coding sequence ATGCTGTACGTTCTTGTAGCGTTTCTGGTTTCGCTGTTTTCGACCTTGCTGATCGTTCGCTACCGTTCCTGGCACGACGGCCTGACGGCTGACCACGATCTGGAGGGCGTGCAGAAGTACCATTCGAAGCCTGTGCCCCGCATCGGCGGACTGTCCTTGCTGATCGCCAGCGGCGTCACGTGCGCCTTGGTGGCAGTGCGCGAGCCGGACGTCCTTCCGAACATGGTGCTGCTGTTGGCGGCCTCGATGCCGGCATTTCTAGGGGGCTTCGCCGAGGACCTGACCAAACAAGTGCGGGTTTTGGTGCGGCTTGGACTTGCAATGTTGTCGGGCGGCATTGCGTATTATCTGCTTGGCGCGGCTGTGACGCGTGTCGACATTATCGGAATTGATTGGCTGCTGCAATTCTGGGTTATTTCGTTTATTTTCACGTCGGTTGCCATTAGCGGCGCCGCCAATGCCATAAACATTATTGACGGGTATAACGGCCTGGCGGCCGTGGTGTCCGCAATGATCTTGGCCGGGTTTGCCTACGTCTCGTTTTATCTCGGCGATCGGTTTTTGTTGATCGTGGCATTGAGCACGCTGGGCGGCATTATCGGATTCCTGGTTTGGAATTACCCGCACGGCCACATATTCCTTGGGGACGGTGGCGCTTACTTCCTGGGATTCATGATCGGTGAATTGTCAGTGCTGATGCTGGCGCGTCACCCTGAAGTGTCAGCATGGTTTCCGTTGCTGCTGTGTATTTATCCGGTATTCGAAACCCTGTTTTCCATCTATCGAAAAAAGTGGCTGCGGGGCCGCTCCCCCGGCGCTCCCGACGGCGTGCACCTGCATATGCTGATCTACAAGCGCCTTGTGCGCTGGGCGATCGGCTCGCGCGAAATGCGGCATCAGACGCAGCGCAATTCCATGACGTCGCCGTACCTGTGGTTGCTTTCGTCGTTGGCGGTCATACCCGCCGTATTGTTCTGGCAGCAGCCCTATCTGTTAATGTTCTTCACGGCAGTTTTCTCCACCACCTATGTGGTGCTTTATCGCCGCCTGGTGCTGTTTCGCATGCCCAAGTGGATGATCGTAAAGAAGAAAAAGCGCCATTGA